One window of Bacillus sp. THAF10 genomic DNA carries:
- a CDS encoding glycoside hydrolase family 3 protein: MSKSLKNFCFTVLTLTLLLSGIPMKSAQATNHVKDLVLYQNLPQVEVDDIGDKLQLKALHVYKEGNFMVTVHNLKWKSSNKKVAKVDKEGNVTFTGKNGRTYVTVSDEKSSDRIAIHVKPERKEKRKKGKPESKVTIIKKKGKKYDLVSHALKNMTLEEKIGQMLMPDFRKWNGQNVTEMLPEIEQLVKDYHLGGVILFRENVVTTAQTTRLVAEYQEAAEKYGLLMTIDQEGGIVTRLQSGTDMPGNMALGATRSPEIAHHVGRAIGEELYALGINMNFAPVMDVNNNPDNPVIGVRSFGEDPELVAQMGVAYTKGLQSTGVAATAKHFPGHGDTAVDSHLGLPEVPHDKERLMEVELYPFQKGMEAGIDAIMTAHVTFPKIDDTKAISKKTGEEIAIPATMSHKVLTELMRDEMGYDGVITTDAMNMGAITEHFGPVDAAIRAVQAGTDIVLMPVGLSEVRQGLLNAVDEEELSEERIEASVKRILSLKIKRGVIKEENPTSIDEKVENAEEVVGSAQHKQVEKEAAERSITLVKNNEVLPLNVNAEQKIVVVGRSNLQDLANAVKTYHADATILEVGSDFRLNEAQLAEVRDASAVIVGTSTFNVAGRSPQHAQMQMVQTLSAETEAPVIAIGIRNPYDIMAYNEVDAYLTQYGFRPASFLATAATIFGENNPTGKLPVTIPDLEEGVLYEFGHGLSY; encoded by the coding sequence ATGAGCAAATCCTTAAAAAATTTTTGTTTCACCGTTCTCACCCTGACCCTCCTACTTTCAGGAATTCCAATGAAAAGCGCGCAAGCAACTAATCACGTAAAAGATTTAGTTCTCTATCAAAATCTCCCGCAAGTTGAGGTAGATGACATAGGAGATAAGCTCCAGCTAAAAGCACTTCATGTATATAAAGAAGGAAACTTTATGGTTACAGTGCATAACTTAAAATGGAAATCTTCAAATAAAAAAGTAGCTAAAGTTGATAAGGAAGGCAATGTTACCTTTACTGGTAAAAATGGCAGAACTTACGTAACCGTATCGGATGAAAAATCTTCTGATAGAATCGCTATCCATGTAAAACCTGAGCGTAAAGAGAAACGCAAAAAGGGTAAACCAGAATCGAAAGTAACCATTATAAAGAAAAAGGGTAAAAAATATGACCTAGTATCTCATGCTTTGAAAAATATGACACTAGAAGAGAAAATTGGCCAAATGCTAATGCCAGACTTTCGGAAGTGGAATGGCCAAAACGTGACAGAAATGCTACCAGAAATTGAACAGCTAGTGAAGGACTATCATCTTGGTGGAGTTATTCTATTCCGAGAAAATGTGGTAACAACAGCACAAACAACACGCCTGGTTGCCGAATATCAAGAAGCTGCTGAAAAGTATGGCTTGCTGATGACCATTGACCAGGAGGGTGGTATCGTCACCCGCCTTCAATCTGGAACAGACATGCCTGGAAACATGGCATTAGGCGCAACTAGATCTCCCGAAATTGCTCACCATGTCGGAAGGGCGATTGGTGAAGAATTATATGCTCTTGGAATCAACATGAACTTTGCCCCTGTTATGGATGTTAATAACAACCCAGATAACCCGGTAATCGGAGTTAGGTCCTTTGGAGAAGATCCAGAATTGGTAGCCCAGATGGGTGTGGCATACACAAAAGGACTTCAATCAACAGGTGTTGCAGCAACAGCCAAACATTTCCCTGGTCATGGGGATACGGCAGTAGATTCCCATCTTGGATTACCTGAGGTACCTCACGACAAAGAACGCTTGATGGAGGTGGAACTTTACCCTTTCCAAAAGGGAATGGAAGCAGGAATTGATGCCATTATGACTGCACACGTCACATTTCCAAAAATTGATGATACCAAAGCCATTTCCAAGAAAACTGGTGAAGAAATTGCCATCCCAGCAACCATGTCTCACAAAGTTTTAACAGAATTGATGCGCGATGAAATGGGTTATGATGGTGTCATCACAACAGATGCCATGAATATGGGAGCCATTACAGAACATTTTGGACCCGTGGATGCAGCAATTCGCGCAGTACAGGCTGGAACAGATATTGTGCTCATGCCAGTCGGGCTAAGTGAAGTCAGACAAGGGCTATTGAATGCAGTGGATGAAGAAGAATTATCAGAGGAGCGAATCGAAGCTTCTGTAAAAAGAATTCTTTCTTTAAAAATAAAACGCGGCGTGATAAAAGAAGAAAATCCAACTTCCATTGACGAAAAAGTTGAAAATGCAGAGGAGGTTGTAGGGTCAGCACAACATAAACAAGTTGAAAAAGAAGCAGCAGAACGCTCTATCACCCTTGTAAAAAACAATGAAGTATTACCGTTAAATGTAAATGCAGAACAAAAAATAGTGGTAGTTGGGCGTTCAAATCTTCAGGATTTAGCAAACGCTGTGAAAACCTATCATGCGGACGCTACCATTCTTGAGGTAGGCTCAGACTTTCGCTTAAACGAGGCTCAGCTTGCTGAGGTAAGAGATGCTTCTGCAGTCATAGTCGGCACAAGTACCTTTAATGTTGCTGGAAGGTCGCCACAACATGCTCAGATGCAAATGGTACAAACGCTTTCTGCTGAAACAGAAGCACCAGTGATTGCAATCGGAATCCGAAATCCTTATGACATCATGGCCTATAACGAGGTAGATGCCTACCTTACACAATACGGTTTTCGACCAGCTAGCTTCTTAGCAACAGCTGCTACCATTTTCGGGGAAAATAACCCAACTGGAAAACTACCTGTCACCATTCCAGACCTAGAAGAAGGCGTTTTATATGAATTTGGCCATGGATTGAGTTATTAG
- a CDS encoding serine hydrolase domain-containing protein, giving the protein MKKKTLSITLAAVLCTSLIQAPIFAQEGGKNITPNAAAKSSVERVHPFFTWNNPAPSLPVLLRGSAKSAGMLQGTLDEIDPLMEGLINDGVMPGAVAFVARSGQIVKHDAYGHAYRYKDNQFTEAEEPIAMTEDTIFDLASISKVFTTTAAMVLYEQGLFQLDDPVAEHLPEFAANGKENVTIEQLMTHTSGFTAWIPLYAQGKTREDRIQRVLAHPLANQPGTTYTYSDLNMITLGTLVERLSGQRLDEFIREHLTEPLGMHDTMYNPPSSLKHRIAATEYQPAVGRGLVWGEVHDENAWSLEGVAGHAGVFSTAKDLAKLAHMFIKEGRYGKQRILQPETINLLTENRIPEFPGDDHGLGWELNQGWFMDALSNEGSLGHTGYTGTSIVVNQENDTIAILLTNRVHPSRKTVSTNVARRPFARLVADAIPIKIDQRKKAWFAGYGDNLERALTTEIELEQAATLCFDTWHHIENESDYGFVQLSTDGQNWTTIHSFTGNDEQWSKQKLQVPENTRFIRFTYKTDATVNGRGWYVKNIRLVLGNGSKYETEFTSEEWTKRNH; this is encoded by the coding sequence ATGAAAAAGAAAACGCTATCCATTACATTGGCCGCAGTTTTATGTACCTCGCTCATTCAAGCTCCTATTTTCGCACAGGAAGGAGGAAAGAACATCACTCCAAATGCTGCAGCCAAAAGTTCAGTAGAAAGGGTGCATCCCTTTTTTACTTGGAACAATCCTGCCCCATCTTTACCTGTGTTACTACGGGGTTCAGCAAAAAGTGCGGGAATGCTTCAGGGTACTTTGGACGAGATTGACCCTTTAATGGAAGGATTGATTAATGATGGTGTCATGCCTGGGGCGGTAGCATTTGTTGCCAGAAGCGGTCAAATTGTAAAGCATGACGCATATGGCCATGCCTACCGATATAAAGATAATCAATTCACGGAAGCAGAAGAACCTATTGCGATGACAGAAGACACCATCTTTGATCTCGCATCTATTAGTAAAGTCTTCACCACAACAGCAGCGATGGTTCTATATGAGCAGGGACTGTTTCAATTAGACGATCCAGTTGCAGAGCACTTGCCTGAATTTGCAGCCAATGGTAAAGAAAATGTCACGATCGAGCAACTGATGACACATACTTCTGGATTTACTGCGTGGATTCCACTTTATGCACAGGGGAAAACAAGAGAAGACCGAATTCAACGAGTGCTTGCCCATCCACTCGCAAACCAACCAGGTACCACTTATACATACAGCGATTTAAACATGATTACACTTGGTACGCTTGTGGAGAGATTATCTGGACAGCGTCTTGATGAATTTATACGAGAGCATTTGACAGAACCACTTGGAATGCATGACACGATGTACAATCCTCCATCCTCATTGAAACATCGGATTGCTGCAACAGAGTACCAACCAGCAGTTGGCAGAGGGCTTGTTTGGGGAGAAGTGCATGATGAAAATGCCTGGTCACTTGAAGGGGTTGCAGGTCATGCAGGCGTATTTTCAACTGCAAAAGACCTTGCTAAGCTTGCTCATATGTTTATAAAAGAAGGACGCTATGGGAAGCAACGCATTTTACAGCCTGAAACAATAAACCTGTTAACAGAAAATAGAATTCCAGAGTTTCCAGGTGATGACCATGGACTTGGTTGGGAGCTGAATCAAGGCTGGTTTATGGATGCCTTATCAAATGAAGGATCACTTGGGCATACTGGTTACACGGGCACTTCCATTGTTGTTAATCAAGAAAACGACACAATCGCTATTTTGTTAACCAACAGAGTACACCCATCGAGGAAGACGGTATCAACAAATGTGGCACGAAGACCCTTTGCACGGCTTGTTGCCGATGCCATTCCAATAAAAATAGATCAGCGCAAAAAAGCCTGGTTCGCCGGTTACGGAGATAATCTAGAAAGAGCACTGACTACAGAAATTGAGCTAGAACAAGCTGCAACTCTTTGTTTCGATACCTGGCACCATATTGAAAACGAATCTGATTACGGATTTGTCCAACTTTCTACTGATGGACAAAATTGGACAACTATTCATTCCTTCACTGGAAACGATGAACAATGGTCCAAACAAAAACTACAAGTACCTGAGAATACGAGATTTATTCGTTTCACGTATAAAACAGATGCTACCGTTAATGGCCGTGGATGGTACGTAAAAAATATTCGTCTTGTGCTAGGTAATGGTAGTAAATATGAAACAGAATTTACTAGTGAAGAATGGACGAAAAGAAACCACTAA
- a CDS encoding ChaB family protein, translating into MPYDSLKDLPVGVKDNLPKHAQEIYKEAFNSASEQYDKEETAHKVAWSAVKEKYTKNNNDTWVKK; encoded by the coding sequence ATGCCCTACGATTCTTTGAAGGATTTACCTGTTGGCGTGAAGGACAACCTGCCAAAACATGCCCAAGAGATATACAAAGAAGCTTTCAATTCAGCATCTGAACAGTATGATAAAGAGGAAACAGCTCACAAGGTTGCATGGAGTGCAGTGAAAGAAAAATATACAAAAAACAATAATGACACTTGGGTCAAAAAATAG
- a CDS encoding N-acetylmuramoyl-L-alanine amidase — MQKILLLLLILFLLNACSKNTVNTIDTISKPSESIEKAEEKIIMEASRLDMTEWLLPKKNSRVRGAHVSHVMVHFINDAQRSPEEPYDLDKIYGLFEEYEVSAHYLIDREGEIYLLVPEDRAAFHAGKGHLLNYQDYHYGLNDYSIGIELLAVGTKEEMSPNIPSDVYDQIAPADIGYTDAQYKTLNLLLDDILKRNPGIKKDREHIIGHDEYAPVRKSDPGSLFDWSRIGL, encoded by the coding sequence ATGCAAAAAATTCTACTACTCTTGCTTATTTTATTTTTACTAAATGCATGCTCCAAGAATACAGTCAATACAATAGATACCATATCAAAGCCTTCTGAGTCGATTGAGAAAGCAGAAGAGAAAATCATTATGGAAGCTTCCCGATTAGATATGACAGAATGGCTATTACCGAAAAAAAATTCACGTGTCCGTGGAGCCCATGTTTCACATGTGATGGTCCATTTTATCAATGATGCCCAGCGCTCACCAGAAGAGCCTTATGATCTTGATAAAATATATGGGCTTTTTGAAGAGTATGAAGTGTCCGCACATTACTTGATTGATAGAGAAGGAGAAATTTATTTATTAGTTCCAGAAGACCGTGCTGCCTTTCATGCCGGTAAGGGACATCTTTTAAACTATCAGGATTATCATTATGGACTTAATGATTATTCCATAGGCATTGAGTTATTAGCGGTTGGAACAAAAGAGGAAATGAGCCCTAATATACCTAGTGACGTGTATGACCAAATAGCACCTGCTGATATTGGATATACAGATGCTCAATATAAGACCTTGAATCTATTGCTTGATGATATTTTAAAGCGTAACCCTGGAATTAAAAAAGACAGAGAGCACATCATTGGGCATGATGAATATGCTCCTGTTAGAAAAAGTGATCCTGGCTCGCTTTTTGATTGGAGCAGAATTGGCCTATAA
- a CDS encoding TRM11 family methyltransferase: MNLLSTSYVYTLGYSKEEHSLCFLEMRALFGQVTEQPIIKSKVGIDPSRSPFIRERIEILYEGETLQEIINQVKNIHMQDKTFKVIFSKINDRKESESIQYQERREIERQVGWVIEGEADVHKPDHTFGMATMDGRWYFGHYQKSDAVWLKHVKKPREYSTALSTKDARTIVNIAVPIVKDTRVIDPCCGIGTVLVEALSMGIDIEGRDINPLVTTGARENIAYFGFQGRVTLGPIQDVEDTFDVAIIDLPYNIATHATKEEQAAIIQHARRISQKAVIITVEQMDEEIVQAGFHIMDRGFTQKGRFKREILVCEAQGL, encoded by the coding sequence ATGAATCTATTGTCAACTTCATATGTTTATACGTTAGGATATAGCAAAGAAGAGCACTCCTTATGTTTTTTGGAAATGAGAGCTCTTTTTGGTCAGGTTACAGAACAACCAATCATAAAAAGCAAGGTAGGAATTGATCCAAGCCGCAGTCCCTTTATAAGAGAACGAATTGAGATACTTTATGAAGGAGAAACCCTTCAAGAAATTATCAATCAAGTCAAAAACATTCATATGCAAGATAAAACCTTCAAAGTCATTTTTTCAAAAATCAATGACCGTAAAGAGTCGGAATCCATACAATACCAAGAGCGGCGAGAAATTGAAAGACAAGTAGGCTGGGTCATTGAAGGGGAAGCTGACGTACATAAGCCTGATCACACGTTTGGCATGGCCACCATGGATGGACGTTGGTATTTCGGCCACTATCAAAAAAGTGATGCCGTTTGGCTAAAACATGTAAAAAAGCCAAGAGAATATTCCACAGCTTTAAGTACCAAGGATGCTAGAACGATTGTAAATATTGCAGTACCAATTGTAAAAGATACTCGTGTTATCGATCCATGCTGCGGGATTGGTACCGTTTTGGTAGAGGCATTATCAATGGGAATTGATATAGAAGGAAGAGACATTAATCCTTTAGTAACAACTGGAGCAAGGGAAAATATCGCATATTTTGGTTTTCAAGGAAGGGTAACCCTTGGACCTATTCAAGATGTAGAGGATACATTTGATGTAGCCATTATTGACCTTCCCTATAACATTGCTACACATGCCACAAAGGAAGAGCAGGCTGCCATCATTCAGCACGCCCGCCGCATTTCCCAAAAAGCAGTCATTATTACCGTTGAGCAAATGGATGAGGAGATAGTACAGGCAGGCTTTCACATCATGGATCGTGGATTTACGCAAAAAGGCAGATTTAAGCGCGAAATTCTCGTTTGTGAAGCACAGGGTTTATAG
- a CDS encoding response regulator transcription factor, whose amino-acid sequence MIRVLFVDDHEMVRIGVTAYLSAQPDIEVIAEADDGLPAIDLALEHKPDIILMDLVMKEMDGIEATRRIMEAWPEAKIIIVTSFLDDEKVYPALEAGATSYMLKTSKASEIANAIRSTFKGQSILEPEVAGKMMQRMRRKSEILPHEELTSREMEVLLLMTQGKTNQEIADELFIALKTVKVHVSNILAKLDVQDRTQAVIYAFKHSLVH is encoded by the coding sequence ATGATACGCGTATTGTTTGTAGATGATCATGAAATGGTTAGAATTGGTGTAACAGCCTACTTGTCTGCTCAGCCTGATATCGAAGTCATTGCAGAAGCAGATGATGGATTGCCCGCTATTGATTTGGCACTAGAACATAAACCAGATATTATTCTTATGGACCTAGTGATGAAGGAAATGGACGGAATTGAAGCAACTAGAAGGATAATGGAGGCGTGGCCAGAAGCAAAAATTATCATTGTGACAAGCTTTTTGGATGACGAAAAAGTTTATCCTGCACTTGAAGCTGGTGCCACAAGCTACATGCTGAAAACCTCAAAGGCAAGCGAAATAGCAAACGCCATCAGATCTACCTTTAAGGGACAGTCAATTTTAGAACCAGAGGTAGCCGGAAAAATGATGCAACGGATGCGCAGAAAGAGCGAAATTCTTCCCCATGAAGAACTTACCTCAAGAGAAATGGAAGTTCTTCTTTTGATGACGCAAGGCAAAACAAATCAAGAAATTGCTGATGAACTTTTCATAGCTTTAAAAACAGTGAAAGTACATGTAAGCAACATACTAGCAAAGCTTGATGTTCAAGATCGTACCCAAGCTGTCATCTACGCCTTCAAGCATTCATTAGTACACTAG
- a CDS encoding sensor histidine kinase: MTLLQRHVLFAIGLGFISFLVVVLLFFFFFPMISLKDLWNEKIIDLPFILFAGMISIGIGLVAGLFSGLYWQKQLAALSEELSFIEQGKNLPNSPRSNIQEVAHLEDKVLRLHSYFQEQTKISQKIATEKAEHFENRIQEIVSQERNRLARELHDSVSQQLFAASMLMSALTESKEETNTSEAKQLRLVEEMIQQSQLEMRALLLHLRPVALKGKTLQEGAEELLVELMQKVPMNIKWKLENFPIDKGIEDHLFRILQETLSNTLRHAKATEVEILLIQRDNLIILRIVDDGIGFDVEKAKVGSYGIQNMHDRAVELGGTLKIVSVVKEGTRLEVKVPIISSEEG, from the coding sequence ATGACTCTTCTACAAAGGCATGTTTTGTTTGCAATAGGACTAGGTTTCATAAGCTTTCTTGTCGTTGTTTTACTGTTCTTTTTTTTCTTCCCAATGATTAGCTTAAAGGATTTATGGAATGAGAAGATAATCGATTTGCCTTTCATTTTATTTGCTGGAATGATAAGTATCGGGATAGGTCTTGTGGCTGGATTATTCTCTGGACTTTATTGGCAAAAGCAGCTTGCAGCTCTCTCAGAAGAGCTATCTTTCATCGAGCAAGGAAAAAATTTACCGAACAGTCCAAGAAGCAATATTCAAGAAGTCGCTCACTTAGAAGATAAGGTTTTGCGATTGCACAGCTATTTTCAGGAGCAAACGAAAATTTCACAAAAAATCGCTACAGAAAAAGCAGAGCATTTTGAGAACAGAATACAGGAAATTGTGTCTCAGGAGCGAAACAGATTAGCAAGAGAACTTCATGATTCGGTGAGTCAGCAGCTTTTTGCTGCATCAATGCTGATGAGTGCATTAACAGAATCAAAGGAAGAGACTAATACTAGTGAAGCAAAACAGTTGCGCCTAGTAGAGGAAATGATCCAGCAATCCCAGCTCGAAATGAGAGCTTTGCTTTTACACTTGCGCCCAGTGGCATTAAAAGGGAAGACTTTACAGGAGGGAGCAGAGGAGTTACTCGTTGAGTTGATGCAAAAGGTTCCGATGAATATTAAATGGAAACTGGAGAATTTTCCTATAGATAAAGGAATTGAAGACCATCTATTTCGGATTTTGCAAGAAACGCTTTCTAATACATTGAGGCATGCGAAGGCCACGGAAGTAGAGATTCTGCTTATTCAGCGTGATAACCTTATCATTCTTAGAATAGTAGATGATGGTATTGGGTTTGACGTAGAAAAGGCTAAAGTCGGCTCCTATGGTATTCAAAACATGCATGATCGTGCGGTGGAATTAGGCGGAACTTTGAAAATAGTGAGTGTCGTAAAAGAAGGAACAAGACTTGAGGTAAAAGTGCCGATCATATCAAGTGAGGAGGGATAA
- the liaF gene encoding cell wall-active antibiotics response protein LiaF — translation MLNRMKSDYVSFIILVGGIFFFIEVLFFNTGLIFSFLFSGILLYFGKRKWNGIVGKALFLIGLISFIVTIFNMMAMRFILLATVVYFIYKFFQAKKQPVYLEPTILEATKEVVHRQEQRWFTNKLIGKQNTPDTSYIWDDINIQCGISDTVIDLSNTVLPKGEALIYIRNLVGNIQIHIPYEVELSVRHSGLVGSLVILEMEDKSIFNQTIHFQTEDYKDATQKVKIVTSVMVGSLEVKRI, via the coding sequence ATGTTGAATAGAATGAAGTCTGATTATGTAAGCTTTATTATTTTAGTTGGAGGTATCTTCTTTTTTATTGAAGTGCTGTTTTTCAATACGGGCCTTATCTTTTCCTTTTTGTTTTCTGGAATTCTATTGTACTTTGGGAAAAGAAAATGGAATGGGATAGTCGGAAAAGCCTTATTTTTAATCGGGTTGATTTCGTTCATTGTTACGATTTTTAACATGATGGCGATGAGATTTATCCTACTAGCCACCGTTGTATATTTTATATATAAATTTTTTCAGGCAAAGAAACAGCCAGTTTACTTGGAACCTACTATATTAGAAGCAACAAAAGAAGTGGTGCATAGACAAGAGCAAAGATGGTTTACCAATAAGCTTATTGGTAAACAGAACACTCCAGATACCTCCTATATTTGGGACGATATCAACATTCAATGTGGCATAAGTGATACGGTCATTGATCTAAGTAATACTGTTCTTCCAAAAGGAGAAGCACTTATTTATATTCGCAATTTGGTGGGCAATATTCAAATTCACATCCCTTATGAAGTGGAACTGAGTGTAAGGCATTCTGGTTTGGTTGGTTCATTAGTGATCCTTGAGATGGAAGACAAAAGTATTTTTAATCAAACCATTCATTTTCAAACAGAAGATTATAAGGATGCAACCCAAAAAGTGAAAATTGTCACCTCTGTTATGGTCGGAAGCTTAGAGGTGAAGCGAATATGA
- a CDS encoding PspA/IM30 family protein: protein MTNIFSRIKQSITADFHDALDKKEQKNPIAMLNQYLRDCEKEVEKVKKLVERQNLLKEEFVRELSLATNLSEKRQSQAAIAEKAGERELYEFATRELQQYNDRANQLKQSLEKVTDDLVNLEHKYEEMKHRLKDMYIKRLELMGRENIARATYRMNQVVNPNKVENSFSKFQEMESYLERLEQQVNTSYHHHTIDEKIAKLEKDLVISEEKTHSLSQ from the coding sequence ATGACCAATATCTTTTCAAGAATTAAACAGTCTATAACGGCAGATTTTCATGACGCTTTAGATAAAAAAGAGCAAAAGAATCCTATTGCTATGTTAAATCAATATTTGCGTGATTGTGAAAAAGAGGTAGAAAAGGTAAAAAAACTAGTAGAGCGGCAGAATCTCTTAAAGGAAGAGTTTGTTCGTGAGTTGAGTCTAGCAACCAATCTTTCTGAAAAAAGGCAAAGTCAGGCTGCAATTGCAGAAAAGGCTGGAGAAAGAGAGCTATATGAATTTGCGACTCGTGAGCTTCAGCAATACAATGATCGTGCTAATCAGCTAAAGCAATCTCTTGAAAAAGTAACCGATGATCTTGTGAACCTTGAGCATAAATATGAAGAAATGAAACATCGCCTTAAGGATATGTATATTAAAAGGTTGGAATTGATGGGAAGGGAAAACATTGCACGAGCTACTTATCGCATGAACCAAGTGGTGAACCCTAACAAGGTAGAAAATTCTTTTAGCAAATTTCAGGAAATGGAGAGCTATTTGGAGCGGTTAGAGCAGCAGGTGAACACTTCTTATCATCATCATACCATTGATGAAAAAATAGCAAAATTAGAAAAAGACTTGGTTATTTCTGAAGAGAAGACTCATTCTCTTTCCCAATAA
- a CDS encoding flagellar basal body rod protein: protein MKKFGLLLLGVIAFFILLANIGPLLGLAVSLVVTYYAVKEFFRTDSTGTKILWGIIAFIAVAFSIANVPALLAVVAAYILYVVYKKWNRSEREEIIETNDPFTNFENQWKSLDK, encoded by the coding sequence ATGAAGAAATTTGGACTGTTATTGTTAGGTGTCATTGCATTTTTTATCTTACTTGCCAATATTGGCCCGTTGCTTGGGTTGGCAGTAAGCTTAGTGGTTACTTATTACGCAGTGAAAGAGTTTTTCCGGACAGATTCTACCGGGACTAAAATTTTATGGGGAATCATTGCCTTTATTGCCGTTGCATTTTCCATTGCGAATGTTCCGGCATTGTTGGCTGTTGTAGCTGCGTATATTCTGTATGTTGTTTATAAAAAGTGGAACAGAAGTGAACGAGAAGAAATCATCGAAACAAACGATCCTTTCACAAATTTTGAGAACCAATGGAAATCATTAGACAAATAA
- a CDS encoding exosporium glycoprotein BclB-related protein has translation MGFYSECYNKRNLPTTINITCTSTSDGSGGGTVGPQGPQGPQGEVGPQGPQGEVGPQGPTGADGADGAQGPQGAQGPAGADGVDGTDGLDGTSAIIPYASGGPVELVTVLGDTINTVGLLGFGFSETADVVAGEPINISDSGGVSNFAFPLPRDITITGISGFFSVSLGATLVEPVTITATIYAAPPGSNDFTETAASVDLGEPLVGVLTAGETRAATLNDVSVDIEAGSRLLLVYSSDAEGLASAVTGFASGAITIN, from the coding sequence ATGGGTTTTTACTCAGAATGTTATAATAAACGCAATTTGCCCACAACGATAAATATTACCTGCACAAGTACTTCTGATGGCAGTGGAGGAGGAACAGTAGGTCCTCAAGGGCCACAAGGTCCTCAAGGTGAAGTAGGACCCCAAGGACCACAGGGTGAGGTTGGTCCACAAGGTCCAACTGGAGCAGACGGAGCGGATGGAGCGCAAGGACCTCAGGGAGCCCAAGGACCAGCAGGGGCAGATGGAGTAGATGGAACAGATGGTTTAGATGGAACAAGTGCTATCATTCCTTATGCTTCTGGTGGACCAGTAGAATTGGTTACAGTGCTTGGTGATACTATTAACACAGTAGGATTATTAGGATTTGGATTCTCAGAAACGGCAGACGTAGTAGCTGGAGAGCCAATTAATATTTCCGATAGTGGGGGAGTATCAAACTTTGCATTCCCTCTACCGCGTGATATTACAATAACTGGTATTAGTGGTTTCTTTAGTGTAAGCTTAGGAGCTACATTAGTAGAGCCAGTTACGATAACCGCAACCATTTATGCTGCACCTCCAGGAAGCAACGATTTCACGGAAACCGCCGCTAGCGTCGATTTGGGAGAGCCATTAGTAGGAGTCTTAACAGCAGGAGAAACTAGGGCGGCAACTTTAAATGATGTAAGCGTGGACATTGAGGCAGGCTCTAGATTATTATTAGTCTATTCCTCAGATGCAGAAGGTTTAGCTTCCGCTGTTACTGGATTTGCGAGCGGAGCTATCACGATAAATTAA